One genomic window of Haloferax mediterranei ATCC 33500 includes the following:
- a CDS encoding GMP synthase subunit A produces the protein MTRIVVIDNHGQFTHLERRALRDLGVDTELIDNDTDPEAIDADGIVLSGGPDMDRIGRSADYLDLDVPVLGICLGMQILAEELGGRVDSGDYGGYADVDVDILDEADPLIGSLTPKTRVWASHADEVKEVPEGFTHTATSDVCTIEAMSDADRGLYGVQWHPEVAHTDEGEEVFENFIEVCKR, from the coding sequence ATGACCCGCATCGTCGTCATCGACAACCACGGGCAGTTCACCCATCTCGAACGGCGCGCACTCCGTGACCTCGGCGTCGACACCGAACTCATCGACAACGACACGGACCCCGAAGCAATCGACGCGGACGGTATCGTCCTCTCCGGCGGCCCCGACATGGACCGCATCGGCCGCAGCGCCGACTATCTCGACCTCGACGTTCCCGTTCTCGGTATCTGTCTCGGCATGCAGATTCTCGCCGAAGAACTCGGCGGCCGCGTTGACTCTGGCGACTACGGCGGCTACGCCGACGTCGACGTTGACATTCTCGACGAAGCTGACCCGCTTATCGGTTCGCTCACCCCGAAGACGCGCGTCTGGGCCAGCCACGCCGACGAAGTCAAGGAAGTCCCCGAAGGCTTCACCCACACCGCCACGAGCGACGTGTGTACTATCGAAGCCATGAGCGACGCCGACCGCGGCCTCTACGGCGTCCAGTGGCACCCCGAAGTCGCCCACACCGACGAGGGCGAGGAAGTCTTCGAGAACTTCATCGAAGTCTGCAAGCGGTAG
- a CDS encoding KEOPS complex subunit Pcc1 encodes MRPAHSASLEFDYPDERRARVVERSVAVEVGEIDDARSGASVDRDGNTVVVTVEADDLVALRAGVNSWIRLVETAETVAAAGESRSQSA; translated from the coding sequence GTGCGCCCAGCGCACAGCGCTTCTCTCGAATTTGACTACCCCGACGAGCGGCGCGCACGTGTTGTCGAACGCAGCGTCGCCGTCGAAGTCGGCGAAATCGACGACGCCCGCTCAGGTGCGAGCGTCGACCGCGACGGCAACACCGTCGTCGTCACCGTCGAGGCCGACGACCTCGTTGCCCTCCGTGCAGGCGTAAACTCCTGGATTCGGCTCGTCGAGACCGCAGAGACCGTCGCGGCTGCCGGTGAGTCGCGTTCGCAGTCCGCGTAG
- a CDS encoding eL43 family ribosomal protein has product MAEKKARSVGSAGRFGARYGRVARRRVKEIEAEMRNAKVDGDNVTRVETGIWKNEETGEIFTGGTYRPETPAGKQVSRSIRAALTGENE; this is encoded by the coding sequence ATGGCCGAAAAGAAGGCTCGATCCGTCGGAAGTGCCGGGCGCTTCGGCGCACGGTACGGCCGCGTCGCTCGCCGCCGCGTCAAGGAAATCGAAGCAGAGATGCGCAATGCAAAGGTTGACGGCGATAACGTCACCCGCGTCGAAACTGGCATCTGGAAGAACGAAGAGACCGGCGAAATCTTCACCGGCGGTACCTACCGCCCCGAGACTCCGGCCGGAAAGCAAGTCAGTCGTTCTATCCGCGCCGCGCTCACCGGCGAGAACGAATAA
- a CDS encoding DNA-directed RNA polymerase subunit P: protein MSYKCSRCKRDVELDEFGGVRCPYCGHRVLLKERSPNVKEVAVE, encoded by the coding sequence ATGAGCTACAAGTGTTCCCGGTGCAAGCGCGACGTCGAACTGGACGAGTTCGGTGGCGTTCGTTGCCCGTACTGTGGGCACCGCGTCCTGCTGAAGGAGCGGTCCCCCAACGTGAAAGAAGTCGCCGTCGAGTAG
- a CDS encoding DUF2103 domain-containing protein yields the protein MHCRRCGNPLEKPGDYCLTCNTANCDVVVAVFDADRATLTFLDEDDVVGETTVTTIPESDDETKVVQLRNFAGLVADEIRRKRPETVYAAGERAPLRETRAQLHYEFYRVSDDDPVQSVLDSRGERTLEVVDIPPAEKLGGSHTTLIGRRAGRRAIGVVAGHPHVKKVIPGPIDAGGKGSRTGLRAKVTRADDNGNVRLLLRDGSSVQENRIVTTAMNRETGERVRDDLNEALREEELQDE from the coding sequence ATGCACTGCCGGCGGTGTGGTAATCCGTTAGAGAAACCCGGAGACTACTGTCTCACCTGCAACACCGCCAACTGCGATGTCGTCGTCGCCGTCTTCGATGCCGACCGCGCGACGCTGACATTTCTCGACGAAGACGACGTGGTCGGCGAGACGACGGTGACGACGATACCCGAATCGGACGACGAGACGAAGGTCGTCCAACTGCGGAACTTCGCCGGGTTGGTCGCCGACGAAATTCGGCGGAAGCGCCCGGAGACGGTCTACGCCGCCGGTGAACGAGCCCCCCTCCGGGAAACTCGCGCGCAACTCCACTACGAGTTCTACCGCGTCTCCGACGACGACCCAGTCCAGAGTGTCCTCGACAGTCGCGGCGAACGGACATTAGAGGTCGTCGACATCCCGCCCGCGGAGAAACTCGGCGGGAGCCACACGACGCTCATCGGCAGGCGAGCGGGTCGCAGAGCGATTGGTGTGGTTGCCGGTCACCCGCACGTCAAGAAGGTCATTCCCGGTCCCATCGACGCCGGAGGGAAGGGGTCGCGGACGGGACTCCGTGCGAAGGTCACCCGCGCCGACGACAACGGAAACGTCAGACTACTGCTCCGCGACGGGTCGAGCGTCCAAGAAAACCGCATCGTCACGACGGCGATGAACCGCGAGACGGGCGAACGCGTCCGCGACGACCTGAACGAAGCACTCCGCGAAGAAGAACTGCAAGACGAGTGA
- a CDS encoding DUF2070 family protein: protein MTSTQSDLAGLSRFIFRAPNWYTSLGFALLVAAMAGIAAFDSGDLAGSWRGLFFLGRDAWEGIFFIGIPTVVAAFGTTGVDRLVGGKLTRNRSSLLALAGEILIVIIVTLAAIISYLTGLGQTFVFDAFVVALASVFAFRLLIVMAVSRSSLLIASVPASIQTLTSAVLLFIYSGTLHFYQVGGPIVDAYLMPYLARSGRAPPELSFIALSHFQLLAITCVIYAFGVFAFLRVVDRPWRRSLGVSVLDFIRGFIGHIAEGTRELEDFFEQLGQEAIVPITVLSFQCDDGSEKARFVLPMIHPGPMGEIGGGNFPERVARRAEGLAFPPHATAGHDFNLVTEREVDVVLDAVDSAYEKIEYSTDVTESVRVESGDMKMLGQRFGDDAVLVSTYAPQFADDVEYAVGLSASAEARTEGLRNVLLVDAHNCNNGLQGPDLGHVTPGSKRSFDMISAAGLAGEKLTDLSHGTLSLGVAADETEWIPREGIGPLGIRVALMQVNDQTTAYVLIDGNNMEPGLRDRIVEAITTGPDASADIAEVMTTDTHIVNTVKAENQVGAVIDQDELLATIERLVDEAAADSEPVSAGMATERVEVTIFGNDRTETLASHANVVVSMGGALALAVLLASMAVSLLVFFLT from the coding sequence ATGACCTCCACGCAGAGCGACCTCGCTGGGTTGTCGCGATTTATCTTTCGCGCACCCAACTGGTACACGAGTCTCGGGTTCGCCTTGCTCGTCGCCGCGATGGCCGGCATCGCGGCGTTCGACTCGGGCGACCTCGCCGGGTCGTGGCGGGGACTTTTTTTCCTCGGGCGAGACGCCTGGGAAGGCATCTTCTTCATCGGAATCCCAACCGTCGTTGCGGCATTCGGTACCACCGGTGTCGACCGACTCGTCGGCGGGAAATTAACTCGGAATCGCTCGTCGCTTCTCGCACTGGCCGGTGAGATTCTCATCGTGATTATCGTCACACTGGCGGCGATTATCTCGTATCTCACTGGTCTCGGACAGACGTTCGTCTTCGACGCGTTCGTCGTTGCTCTCGCGTCAGTGTTCGCGTTCCGTCTGCTTATCGTCATGGCCGTCTCTCGTTCGTCGCTTCTCATCGCGTCGGTTCCGGCGAGTATCCAGACGCTGACGTCCGCCGTCTTACTCTTCATCTACAGCGGGACGCTTCACTTCTATCAGGTTGGAGGGCCCATCGTCGATGCGTACTTGATGCCGTATCTCGCTCGCTCCGGCAGAGCGCCGCCCGAACTGTCTTTTATCGCCCTCAGCCACTTCCAACTCCTCGCTATCACCTGTGTCATCTACGCCTTCGGTGTCTTCGCCTTCCTCCGCGTCGTCGACCGCCCGTGGCGTCGCAGCCTCGGGGTTTCTGTCCTCGACTTCATCCGCGGATTCATCGGCCACATCGCCGAGGGAACGCGCGAACTGGAAGACTTCTTCGAGCAACTCGGGCAGGAGGCAATCGTCCCTATCACCGTCCTCTCGTTCCAGTGTGACGACGGGAGCGAGAAGGCCCGGTTCGTCCTTCCGATGATTCATCCCGGCCCGATGGGCGAAATCGGCGGCGGCAACTTCCCCGAACGGGTGGCCAGACGCGCCGAAGGACTCGCATTCCCGCCGCACGCCACCGCTGGTCACGATTTCAATCTCGTCACCGAGCGCGAAGTCGACGTGGTTCTCGACGCCGTCGACAGCGCCTACGAGAAAATCGAGTACAGTACCGACGTGACAGAAAGCGTCCGCGTCGAATCCGGCGACATGAAAATGCTCGGCCAGCGCTTCGGCGACGATGCGGTCCTCGTTTCGACGTACGCCCCGCAGTTCGCAGACGACGTCGAGTACGCGGTCGGTCTCTCGGCGTCTGCGGAGGCTCGAACCGAGGGACTTCGAAACGTCCTCCTCGTGGATGCACACAACTGCAACAACGGTTTGCAGGGGCCCGACCTCGGTCACGTCACGCCGGGGAGCAAGCGCTCGTTCGACATGATATCCGCCGCCGGACTCGCGGGTGAGAAACTCACCGACCTGTCACACGGGACGCTCTCTCTCGGCGTCGCGGCGGACGAAACCGAGTGGATACCGCGTGAGGGTATCGGCCCGCTGGGTATTCGCGTGGCGCTAATGCAGGTCAACGACCAGACGACCGCGTACGTCCTCATCGACGGGAACAATATGGAACCGGGGCTACGCGACCGCATCGTCGAAGCCATCACAACCGGGCCGGACGCCTCGGCCGACATCGCGGAAGTGATGACGACGGACACGCACATCGTCAACACCGTCAAGGCCGAAAATCAGGTCGGTGCGGTCATCGACCAAGACGAACTCCTCGCAACCATCGAACGACTCGTCGACGAGGCGGCCGCGGACAGCGAACCCGTGAGCGCGGGGATGGCAACTGAACGTGTCGAAGTAACCATCTTCGGGAACGACCGGACCGAAACGCTCGCCAGTCACGCCAACGTCGTCGTCTCGATGGGCGGTGCGCTGGCGCTCGCCGTCCTGCTCGCGTCGATGGCCGTCAGCCTGCTCGTGTTCTTCCTTACGTAG
- a CDS encoding prefoldin subunit beta — MQGSLPPEAQEKLEELQNLQETAQNVSEQKQSSESALNEAKTALDTLEDVDDDSKMYREVGELLIETDYESAQEDLEEKVESLEVRVEQLTKQETRVQEKFESLQEELQQMLQGGAGPMGPGGA, encoded by the coding sequence ATGCAGGGAAGTCTGCCGCCAGAAGCGCAGGAGAAGCTCGAAGAACTGCAGAACCTTCAGGAGACCGCCCAGAACGTCTCTGAGCAGAAGCAGTCCTCCGAGTCGGCACTCAACGAGGCAAAGACGGCACTCGACACGCTCGAGGATGTCGACGATGACTCGAAGATGTACCGCGAAGTCGGCGAACTCCTCATCGAGACCGACTACGAATCGGCCCAGGAAGACCTCGAAGAGAAGGTCGAGAGCCTCGAAGTCCGCGTCGAGCAGCTGACGAAGCAGGAGACGCGCGTCCAAGAGAAGTTCGAGAGCCTTCAGGAAGAACTGCAGCAGATGCTGCAGGGCGGTGCCGGTCCGATGGGCCCCGGCGGCGCATAA
- a CDS encoding Yip1 family protein gives MSGPRTPLLKPRKYFESKTPPLDFGRALVAVAVVTVVITAGVGGILWTFTQQLDQQVSVDNPEHYPEHACEQYEPGGAFDDMEAPSGCDPSVPETLDKRLGDLIWQEYSWIPLAMLVFVPLVWLFEGSLLHLGSWLVGGDGRFTDSLVVSGWGMVPMVFRVLTVGTFVVYQLKQVSIPSNPEGALNAMQASFSGLGLVSTVAMLVVVAWGTYIRTYGLARARDIDIGSAASVTVGLSLIGLLLELI, from the coding sequence ATGTCCGGTCCCCGAACACCCCTCCTCAAGCCACGCAAATACTTCGAATCGAAAACGCCACCACTCGATTTCGGTCGCGCGCTCGTCGCCGTCGCGGTCGTGACGGTCGTCATTACCGCTGGTGTCGGCGGCATCCTCTGGACGTTCACGCAACAACTCGACCAGCAGGTCTCGGTCGATAATCCGGAGCACTACCCCGAGCACGCGTGTGAACAGTACGAACCGGGCGGTGCGTTCGACGACATGGAAGCGCCGTCGGGTTGTGACCCATCTGTCCCTGAGACGCTCGACAAACGCCTCGGCGACCTCATCTGGCAAGAATACTCGTGGATTCCGCTCGCGATGCTGGTCTTCGTGCCATTAGTGTGGCTGTTCGAGGGCAGTCTCCTCCATCTCGGAAGTTGGCTTGTCGGCGGAGACGGCCGCTTCACCGATAGCCTCGTTGTCTCGGGGTGGGGGATGGTTCCGATGGTGTTTCGTGTCCTCACGGTCGGGACGTTTGTTGTCTACCAACTCAAGCAGGTGTCGATACCGTCGAACCCCGAAGGCGCGTTGAATGCAATGCAAGCATCCTTCTCAGGTCTTGGTCTCGTCAGCACCGTCGCTATGCTCGTGGTCGTCGCGTGGGGGACGTATATTCGAACGTACGGTCTCGCCCGCGCCCGCGATATCGACATCGGTTCCGCAGCCAGCGTCACTGTTGGCTTGAGTCTCATCGGCCTGCTGCTCGAACTCATCTAA
- the truD gene encoding tRNA pseudouridine(13) synthase TruD: MREAHSLERAVGIDHYVSDADGVGGVLRVKPEDFRVRELELDSLNIRPPDAPTGDFPNLVVRATLRGWDTNDFAGRLSDELGVSRERVSWAGTKDKHAVTTQLFTVHGGDADNVPEIPNADIEVVGRLGRTLDFGDLAGNGFRIRVRDPERPENTAAITDSLREFSGRDDVVGVPNFFGHQRFGSIRPITHTVGLHVIRGEWREAVLAYCGGPTEDEPEETQEGRAVVNEEAESADPDWHRALDRIPGYLGYERGMLHRLAEDGAETDADWRNALESVPSNLQRLFVNAAQSYAFNRMLSERLDRGLPFDEPVEGDVVCFADRDAPDGLELPDVSRLQSATGRRVDVMARHIERGRAFVTAPLVGTETELAEGEQGDIERAVLDDLDLEPGDFDLPGNFQSTGTRRAILVRTDLGIDEGDEDDGVVFDFALPHGSYATAVMREYLKAGPLDL, translated from the coding sequence ATGCGCGAAGCACACTCGCTCGAACGCGCCGTCGGCATCGACCACTACGTGAGCGATGCGGACGGCGTCGGCGGCGTCCTCCGGGTCAAACCCGAGGACTTCCGCGTCCGCGAACTCGAACTCGACTCGCTGAACATCCGCCCGCCGGACGCGCCGACGGGAGACTTCCCCAACCTCGTCGTCCGCGCCACCCTTCGCGGGTGGGACACGAACGACTTCGCCGGTCGTCTCTCCGACGAACTCGGCGTGAGCAGAGAGCGCGTCTCGTGGGCCGGAACGAAGGACAAACACGCCGTGACGACCCAGTTGTTCACGGTCCACGGCGGTGACGCCGATAACGTCCCCGAGATTCCGAACGCCGACATCGAAGTCGTCGGTCGACTCGGTCGAACCCTCGACTTCGGCGACCTCGCGGGCAACGGCTTCCGTATCCGTGTCCGCGACCCAGAAAGACCGGAAAACACCGCGGCCATCACCGACTCGCTCCGCGAGTTCAGCGGCCGAGACGACGTGGTCGGCGTCCCCAACTTCTTCGGCCACCAGCGCTTCGGCAGCATCCGACCCATCACGCACACAGTCGGTCTTCACGTCATCCGCGGCGAGTGGCGCGAGGCGGTCCTCGCGTACTGCGGCGGCCCGACAGAGGACGAACCCGAAGAGACACAGGAGGGCCGCGCAGTCGTCAACGAGGAAGCCGAATCCGCCGACCCCGACTGGCACCGTGCACTCGACCGGATTCCGGGCTACCTCGGCTACGAGCGTGGGATGCTCCACCGCCTCGCCGAAGACGGTGCGGAGACCGACGCAGACTGGCGCAATGCGCTCGAATCAGTTCCCTCGAATCTCCAGCGACTCTTCGTCAACGCCGCGCAGTCCTACGCGTTCAACCGAATGCTCTCCGAGCGCCTCGACCGCGGTCTCCCGTTCGACGAACCCGTCGAGGGCGACGTGGTCTGTTTCGCCGACCGCGACGCACCCGACGGTCTGGAACTCCCCGACGTGAGCCGTCTCCAGTCGGCGACCGGCCGCCGAGTCGACGTGATGGCCCGTCACATCGAGCGCGGCCGCGCCTTCGTCACCGCACCACTCGTCGGCACCGAGACGGAACTCGCCGAGGGAGAACAGGGAGACATCGAACGGGCCGTCCTCGACGATCTGGACCTCGAACCGGGGGATTTCGACCTCCCCGGAAACTTCCAGTCGACCGGGACGCGGCGAGCGATTCTCGTCCGCACTGACCTCGGAATCGACGAGGGTGACGAAGACGACGGCGTCGTGTTCGACTTCGCGCTCCCGCACGGGTCGTACGCGACCGCCGTGATGCGCGAGTATCTAAAGGCTGGCCCGCTGGACCTCTAA
- the pth2 gene encoding peptidyl-tRNA hydrolase Pth2, giving the protein MKQAIVARADLGMGRGKLAAQVAHASLSAYEDTDSQTRKRWKGEGQKKVVLKANGESALFELASKAEHEGIPHAVIRDAGHTQLEPGTVTALAVGPAEDDLVDRVTGDLSLY; this is encoded by the coding sequence ATGAAACAGGCCATCGTCGCACGCGCCGACCTCGGCATGGGCCGAGGAAAGCTTGCCGCGCAGGTCGCCCACGCCTCGCTGTCCGCCTACGAGGACACCGACTCGCAGACCCGAAAGCGCTGGAAGGGCGAAGGACAGAAGAAGGTCGTGCTCAAGGCCAACGGCGAGTCCGCGCTGTTCGAACTCGCCTCGAAAGCCGAACACGAGGGCATCCCGCACGCGGTCATCCGCGACGCAGGACACACCCAACTCGAACCCGGTACGGTGACGGCGCTCGCTGTCGGCCCCGCCGAAGACGACCTCGTCGACCGCGTGACCGGCGACTTATCTCTCTACTGA
- the dcd gene encoding dCTP deaminase codes for MILSDADILSRLKEGDLVVDPIDDIDMQVQPASVDLRLGTEFLEFQRTNISCIHPNREHEVSEYVRETHVDEGDDFILHPGDFVLGTTKERVEIPPDLLATVEGRSSLGRLAVVIHATAGIVDPGYEGQITLELSNLGSAPVALTPGMRISQLVFTEMKSPAARPYGSERGSKYQGQSGPQASRIGSDPEFGGDE; via the coding sequence ATGATACTCTCGGACGCCGATATCCTCTCGCGCCTCAAGGAGGGTGACCTCGTAGTTGACCCAATCGACGACATCGACATGCAGGTCCAACCTGCGAGCGTCGACCTCCGACTGGGCACGGAGTTTCTGGAGTTCCAGCGCACGAACATCTCCTGTATCCACCCGAACCGCGAGCACGAAGTGAGCGAATACGTCCGCGAGACGCACGTCGACGAGGGTGACGATTTCATTCTCCATCCGGGCGACTTCGTTCTCGGGACGACCAAAGAACGCGTGGAGATTCCGCCGGACCTGCTTGCGACCGTCGAAGGTCGCTCGTCGCTCGGCAGGCTCGCCGTGGTCATCCACGCCACGGCGGGCATCGTCGACCCCGGATACGAGGGACAGATTACGCTCGAACTCTCGAACCTCGGGTCCGCACCCGTTGCGCTCACTCCCGGTATGCGCATCTCGCAACTCGTATTTACGGAGATGAAGTCGCCGGCGGCGCGACCCTACGGGAGCGAGCGCGGGTCGAAATATCAGGGTCAAAGCGGGCCGCAGGCCTCGCGCATCGGGTCGGACCCCGAGTTCGGTGGCGACGAATGA
- a CDS encoding DUF192 domain-containing protein encodes MRLVHRQNGDQTTLASNVETADSFLSQARGLMFRRSVPDDYALVFRFDDADRHSLHMVFVPFDIDALWLIGDEVKQKKRLSAWTGIGFGMADTIIELPAGAADDVEPGDLVELAE; translated from the coding sequence GTGAGACTCGTACACCGACAGAACGGAGACCAAACGACGCTCGCGTCGAACGTCGAGACGGCGGATTCGTTTCTCTCGCAAGCACGCGGGCTGATGTTTCGACGCTCCGTTCCGGACGACTACGCGCTCGTCTTCCGGTTCGATGATGCTGACCGCCACAGTCTCCACATGGTGTTCGTCCCGTTCGATATCGACGCGCTCTGGCTCATCGGCGACGAGGTCAAGCAAAAAAAACGACTGTCCGCGTGGACGGGCATCGGGTTCGGTATGGCCGACACGATTATCGAACTTCCGGCGGGGGCGGCCGACGATGTCGAGCCGGGAGACCTCGTCGAACTCGCTGAATGA
- a CDS encoding HVO_0649 family zinc finger protein, with the protein MDRLRERYSDADRTCSECGYVDTDGEWSAKTTGSRVLYRHVCPSCGAIETRTLSLKK; encoded by the coding sequence TTGGACCGCCTCCGCGAACGATACAGCGATGCTGACCGCACGTGCTCGGAGTGTGGCTACGTCGATACCGACGGCGAGTGGTCGGCCAAGACGACCGGTTCGAGGGTGCTCTACCGACACGTCTGTCCGAGTTGCGGTGCAATCGAGACGCGAACACTCTCGCTAAAGAAGTGA
- a CDS encoding DUF3194 domain-containing protein, whose translation MPQPTDEEVVETAAEAAEGLIFARFKQSRVKDFDVTVTFEDGVLDVDVYINAPDDAENAEAVAEEAAKTAQEAVDELFAAADEE comes from the coding sequence ATGCCACAGCCAACGGACGAAGAAGTGGTCGAGACCGCCGCAGAGGCGGCTGAAGGCCTCATCTTCGCCCGGTTCAAGCAGTCCCGCGTCAAGGACTTCGATGTCACCGTGACGTTCGAAGACGGCGTCCTCGACGTCGACGTGTACATTAACGCACCCGACGATGCCGAAAACGCCGAAGCAGTCGCCGAAGAGGCGGCCAAGACGGCGCAGGAAGCCGTGGACGAACTGTTCGCGGCCGCTGACGAAGAGTAG
- a CDS encoding DUF7097 family protein, translating into MERTPTGTPVGVDDPYDHADRCDHLTSDGHCRLAREYADRDPAFARERARADYECVAAADGCEFRDCPHYASTTNGRECTRCGLEEVRMAHDSAARPLLEEHHLSYGTRDGDDPSHEITVALCRWCHTKVHKSFARIDDDAAPDPEAIAAREARRTKELEEMGFQSARDRAGDR; encoded by the coding sequence ATGGAGCGGACGCCGACAGGGACGCCCGTGGGTGTCGACGACCCTTACGACCACGCCGACCGCTGCGACCATCTCACGAGCGACGGTCACTGTCGCCTCGCTCGCGAGTACGCCGACCGCGACCCGGCGTTCGCCCGCGAGCGAGCACGCGCCGATTACGAGTGTGTCGCCGCCGCCGACGGCTGTGAGTTCCGCGACTGTCCGCACTACGCCTCTACGACGAATGGGCGGGAATGCACCCGTTGCGGCCTCGAGGAGGTCCGCATGGCACACGACTCGGCGGCCCGGCCGTTGCTCGAAGAGCACCACCTCTCCTACGGCACCCGCGACGGCGACGACCCGTCGCACGAGATTACGGTCGCACTGTGTCGCTGGTGCCACACGAAGGTCCACAAGTCGTTCGCCCGCATCGACGACGATGCCGCGCCGGACCCGGAGGCCATCGCTGCACGTGAAGCGCGACGGACGAAGGAGCTAGAAGAGATGGGATTTCAGTCGGCACGGGACCGCGCTGGCGACAGATAA
- a CDS encoding (R)-citramalate synthase — MNERFGKTPELRTSDSVQLLDTTLRDGEQAPGVSLSPDEKADIARALDRARVDYIEAGSACTGPGERETIKRVTSLDLDATVTSFARGVQSDIDLALDCDVDGITLVVPSSDRHVESKVGTTRKGVVQTTDELVAYAKDHGLWVEVIGEDGSRAPPEFLEELARTSHDAGADRFCFADTVGHTSPEHTYDVVSRLAELGPTSTHTHDDLGLAMANVHASVAAGADLVHATVNGIGERAGNVALEEVAIALEHCYDVETVKLDELYALAQKVAHSTGVSLPPNKAVVGENAFTHESGIHTDGTLKDDAMYEPYPPETVGRERRLVLGKHAGRAGVKAALDEHGVDATGEEVAAVVERVKELGDRGKRVTDADLLAFAEDVQGHERERQVELLDLTAASGGGTPTASVRLRVEGEERVASGTGSGPVDAAVKAVRQALGSDADAQLDDYHVDAITGGTDAVVTVEVTMSHGDRSVSVASSHADITRASVQAMVDALDRLLAPGHTAATPASADD, encoded by the coding sequence GTGAACGAACGATTCGGGAAGACCCCCGAGCTACGCACTTCTGATTCGGTACAGCTGTTAGATACGACACTTCGCGACGGGGAGCAAGCGCCCGGCGTCTCGCTGTCGCCGGACGAGAAAGCGGACATCGCCCGCGCGCTCGACCGCGCCCGCGTCGACTACATCGAAGCGGGAAGCGCCTGCACCGGTCCCGGCGAGCGCGAAACCATCAAGCGCGTCACGTCGCTGGACCTCGACGCGACGGTGACGAGTTTCGCCCGCGGCGTCCAAAGCGACATCGACCTCGCACTCGACTGCGACGTAGACGGCATCACGCTCGTCGTTCCGTCGAGTGACCGCCACGTCGAGTCGAAAGTCGGCACCACCCGCAAGGGTGTCGTTCAGACGACCGACGAACTCGTCGCGTACGCCAAGGACCACGGCCTGTGGGTCGAGGTCATCGGCGAAGACGGCTCTCGCGCGCCGCCGGAGTTTCTCGAAGAACTCGCACGAACCAGCCACGACGCTGGGGCGGACCGATTCTGTTTCGCCGACACGGTCGGCCACACCAGCCCCGAGCACACGTACGATGTCGTCTCTCGGCTCGCGGAACTCGGGCCGACATCGACCCACACGCACGACGACCTCGGACTCGCCATGGCGAACGTACACGCCAGTGTGGCCGCGGGAGCGGACCTCGTCCACGCCACGGTCAACGGCATCGGCGAGCGCGCCGGCAACGTCGCACTCGAAGAGGTCGCTATCGCGCTGGAGCACTGCTACGACGTCGAGACGGTGAAACTCGACGAACTCTACGCGCTGGCTCAGAAGGTCGCTCACTCGACGGGCGTTTCGCTTCCGCCGAACAAGGCCGTCGTCGGCGAGAACGCCTTCACCCACGAAAGCGGCATCCACACCGACGGCACGCTCAAAGACGACGCGATGTACGAACCCTACCCGCCGGAGACGGTGGGTCGTGAGCGTCGCCTCGTCCTCGGTAAACACGCTGGACGCGCGGGTGTCAAGGCCGCTCTCGACGAACACGGCGTCGACGCAACCGGCGAGGAAGTCGCCGCCGTCGTCGAACGAGTGAAAGAACTCGGCGACCGCGGAAAACGCGTCACCGACGCCGACCTCCTCGCGTTCGCAGAAGACGTACAGGGGCACGAACGCGAACGACAGGTCGAACTCCTCGACCTCACGGCCGCCTCCGGCGGCGGGACTCCGACTGCAAGCGTCAGACTCCGCGTAGAGGGCGAAGAACGCGTCGCCTCCGGAACTGGCTCCGGCCCGGTTGACGCCGCGGTGAAAGCAGTTCGGCAGGCCCTCGGTTCCGACGCCGACGCACAACTCGACGACTACCACGTCGACGCCATCACCGGTGGGACCGACGCGGTCGTCACCGTCGAAGTAACCATGTCTCACGGCGACCGAAGCGTCTCAGTCGCCTCCTCGCACGCGGACATCACCCGTGCGAGCGTGCAGGCGATGGTCGATGCGCTCGACCGACTTCTCGCGCCGGGCCATACCGCTGCGACACCAGCATCGGCCGACGACTGA